The following nucleotide sequence is from Cucumis melo cultivar AY chromosome 1, USDA_Cmelo_AY_1.0, whole genome shotgun sequence.
TTTATGAGAAATATTCAGCCAAGCTTGGGTGACCCATGTATTAAGATGAAATCTACTTCCATTAAGTGTGTGAAACCTACGTATCAATCCCTTTTTGAGGACAATTCCATTATTACTGATTGGGGAGATCAAGAAGGGGATATTGAGGAGATGGGCTCACCTTGGGAAGGAGCAGTTATCTACAAGAGGAACTCTTCAGTTTCTCATGTGGAGTATTGCACAACATTAGAGAGGCTTGGGTTAGAGAAGCTTTCGACTGATGTCTCGAAATCTAGAGCATCGACGATGGGTCTACGCGTAACGAAGGATGTGAAAGATTATCCCTTTGGAACACCTGTTCAAATCTCTGTTGATGTCACAAGGAAAGATAAAAAGTTGAGGCTGGACGGAATAGTTAAAACTGTCATCACCCTGAATTGTTATAGGTAAATTCTAATTATAAATTGATTCCTTATGCAACATTTCTATTTGATTGCTTTCAATCAACTAGAGGACACTAGACTAGACACTAAAATGCTAATCATTTTTGGTTCTCACAAGAATTTTAATGAAGAAGGAAGTTTCTTCTATTCTATGTTTTGCATATGTTTACTATTTATCTGGTGAAACCTTCCTTCCATAGTTGATTCTCGGTTGGATGGTCACTTGATACATATTTTTGAGACCTAGGATAGTGTTGTATGACCTAGAATGGAAATATGGAATGTCACCTGTTTTAGGTTCTTGCCACACTATTCTAGGTCCCAACTTCTGTCAAAAATTTCAGAAAATTTTTACTTCATGAGTGGGTTTGAAACTTTTAGGAAAAAAACAAGGGTGATATTACAACTTTTGAATGATAGaagtatttttgaaacaaaagaCTGTTTATTATAACTAACCTACAAAAAAGTAACCATACTACCTACTCAAGCTACTCAATGTCTGCGTTAGATTGCCTTCTAATTGATTTAAACAGTTTTGACTTATCAATTGCACACAAGCCTAGTTGTTTTGGTTGTTCTCACATCTGGGATGAAGTATTTGCTTTCTCTGTTTTCTCCTCTTACACCTCCACATCAAGTTAGTTATTTGTTTAGCCTGTTCAAGTAGTTTATCATGGGAAAAAtggggaaaaaaataaaaaaataaaaaaaccatatCTGGTAACATGCTGGTTCTATGCTCACAATTTGGTCTATACCACTTATGCTATTATCAGTGAGGTTCATGACATGCTAATCACTTTATGTTGCAGGTGTTGTGAACCTGCTCCTGAATGCATTTTCTCAAATTTCTCCATTTTACTAAGCGAAGAACCAATTGAAGAACCTGATGTCATAAATATGGGAATCATTAGCGGGCAGGATATATTCAAGACTGATAATGGAAATAGTGACGAAGATGATGAAGAGTCGGTAGATTTGGATGATCAACTCTATTTTCCTCCTGTGGACAAAGAGATAGATATATCAAAGAACATCAGAGACATCTTGCATCTAGAAATTACTATGAATGTGATATGTAATCCGGGATGCAAAGGTATGTGTCTAAATTGTGGTATAAATTTGAATACTGGAAGCTGTAACTGTAGTAAGCAGGCTGTAAAGAAGAATGATTTTGGTCCTCTTGGAAATTTGAAAAGACGAATGCAGAACAATTCTTAAGACTTGAATGCAAGACCATGTGTTCCTTTTAATCAACCTCTTTCTATCTAAAAATGTGTCTTATCTTGGCTTAGCTCTTTTACAAGTTTACAACCATCCTTTTTATAATCTTATTTGCATCTTAACCTTTGTTAACTTAGAGCACCTGCAATTAAATTCTGAGAAAATATGTCTATTATTACTCTGCTCATTTGCTTGAACCCCACAAATATCCTATTTCTAATTGTTTCTTaattttgattgaaaatttgaatctttGCCCATTCGGCAAATGAGAGTCAAA
It contains:
- the LOC103492797 gene encoding large ribosomal RNA subunit accumulation protein YCED homolog 1, chloroplastic isoform X1, coding for MREEKSFHEFSHWIKFFRGASSKFPPFSRTSGWDSFRLTSLADYIKFAGTVLFVSTEIPLPTFCPHSFKMLATFPTSSVVSSSHSKEFINVFYFKSKGNVSFNSHFRVPWRFMRNIQPSLGDPCIKMKSTSIKCVKPTYQSLFEDNSIITDWGDQEGDIEEMGSPWEGAVIYKRNSSVSHVEYCTTLERLGLEKLSTDVSKSRASTMGLRVTKDVKDYPFGTPVQISVDVTRKDKKLRLDGIVKTVITLNCYRCCEPAPECIFSNFSILLSEEPIEEPDVINMGIISGQDIFKTDNGNSDEDDEESVDLDDQLYFPPVDKEIDISKNIRDILHLEITMNVICNPGCKGMCLNCGINLNTGSCNCSKQAVKKNDFGPLGNLKRRMQNNS
- the LOC103492797 gene encoding large ribosomal RNA subunit accumulation protein YCED homolog 1, chloroplastic isoform X2, with the protein product MREEKSFHEFSHWIKFFRGASSKFPPFSRTSGTVLFVSTEIPLPTFCPHSFKMLATFPTSSVVSSSHSKEFINVFYFKSKGNVSFNSHFRVPWRFMRNIQPSLGDPCIKMKSTSIKCVKPTYQSLFEDNSIITDWGDQEGDIEEMGSPWEGAVIYKRNSSVSHVEYCTTLERLGLEKLSTDVSKSRASTMGLRVTKDVKDYPFGTPVQISVDVTRKDKKLRLDGIVKTVITLNCYRCCEPAPECIFSNFSILLSEEPIEEPDVINMGIISGQDIFKTDNGNSDEDDEESVDLDDQLYFPPVDKEIDISKNIRDILHLEITMNVICNPGCKGMCLNCGINLNTGSCNCSKQAVKKNDFGPLGNLKRRMQNNS